From the genome of Mucilaginibacter paludis DSM 18603:
GGCAGCTAATGACGGGAGCACCGCGTATTTGTTGCTGTTAATGGTTAAAACATTGGGTATCTGGTTTCCAAACCTTGAAGAACCGTCTACCGCGAGGTTAACCGAAAGGAAATATTTATTAAAAGCGTTATAATCTGTATTGAAATAAGTATTAAGCCAATTCCACTTACCTAAAGAGCCACCTACTATCCTGTTAGCGCTACTGGCGCCGCTTAGGCTTACAAAGTCGTCGCTGGCGGTATTGAACCCATAACCATAATCGGATTCGCTGTTGCTGTTATTAAACCTGAACCCTAAGTTGCTGCTAATCTGGTTCTCTTTATTAAATTGATGGGTATACTGCAGCCGGTTATCGGTATACAAACTAAACAAACGTTGTACGTTGGCCGCCGCCTGGTTATTAGCCACAAAAGTGTTATAGGTTGATGGCGCTATGCCATTTGCCGGGTAAAACAAATTTTCGCGAACCTTATCATAAGTTAAACCAACAAGGGTTTTAACAGCCAATTGACTACTGATCTGGTAATCAAACGCTACCGACCCTATAAACCTGTAATTACGGTTTAGCTCCTGTATTTTACTGGCAGCGACAACGGGGTTACTGATACCGAAGGTATCGGCCTTTGCCAGATTTGGGGATAGTATCCCGTTGCTTGATATCACATTGGGCCCTAAAAAAGGAGCTTTAATTAAACTAAGATATAGGGGATTGGTATTATAGGCTTGCCCCTGGTCGCGCAGGTTCTGCTCGCTTTTGGTAAAAGCCAGGTTTACCCTTGATACCAGCTTTTTTGATAAATTAAGGTTGGCATTAAATCTTGTTTCGTAACGGGTGAGATCGGTATTGTTGGTTGCACCCTTATTACCTAAATAACCAACAGATAATGCATACGTGGCTATGTTATCTCCCCCGGATACCTTCATATAATAATTCTGGCTCGTGCTGCTCCCCATTACCTGCTTTTGCCAATTGGTATTTTGGTGATAGGTATAATAATTGGGGTTAGCCGTTGGGTTTGAGTTATCGTTCATAAAAGGTAAGGCCTGTATCTGCCCATCGGTAACTCCGGGTATGGTTTTCAGTACATCGGCAAGGTAAATGCGGTAGTTATCAGCTTGCATTACCGGTAGCTCTTTTACGCTGGAGTTGTATCCGCCGTAGGCAGCAAAATCAAAACGGGTTGCAACGTCTTTTGCACGGCCCGTAGTAATTAATATCACACCATTGGCGGCACGGGTACCATAGGTGGAGCTTCCATCTTTAATCACGGTGATGTTATCAATATCTTTCAGATCGATATTGGCAAAGTGATTGGTAACATGGCCCGCAATAATTGACTTTCCGTAGTTGTTATTATCGTAAATAATACCGTCAACAACTATCAATGGTTGCGAGGTGGCGTATAACGAATTATACCCGCGTAGCAGTACGTCGGCACCAATGTCAGGCGTGCCCGAGCGGCGCACAACATCAAGGCCGGCAACCCGGCCCTGGAGGTATGAGTCGGGGGTTTCCAGGGCCCGGTTCCAGGTGCCCTGGGTATTAATGGAAGCCACCGCATTGGGCACCTGGCTTTTGGGTACCATGGCAAACGGCATTAAAGCAAGATCATATTGCGAGTTATAGCCCTCTTCAAACAAGGTTATCTGCAACGTTTGCTTACCCTTTAAAGCTATTATTTTACGTTGATAACCCGGCCCCGAAATAATTAATGAGGCATTATAATCAGGCACGCTGATGGCAAACTGGCCCTTATCATCTGTTAAAGCTGCCGAATAACCCGTTACCGCGATATTAATGCCTGGAAGCGGCTTGCCTGTGGCGCCTTCTTTTACTGTGCCGCTTATCTTTATTTTTTTATAATCAGACAGAGAAGTTTTGACCTTTTTTAAAGAGTCGGGCAATTGTGCATGAAGTTGCGATGGCGCAACCGCCACAATTAAGCCCTGTAGGATTAGTATTTTTACTGATTTTGTAAAAAAATGCATATGGTTGATTTATGACAGCTATTTAATTAACAGGGACCAATTTTATATAATCGAGTGAAAGGGCGCTTGGCGCGGTGCTGACCACGCCGGTAGCCGAAACCAGAAATGTATACAGGGTACCATAATTGGCAGGTGTATAAAGCCCCAGGTAAACTTCCGAATAGTCGCTCACCGCAACTGCTTTATAGCCCATGGTTGCTAATGGAGTTTCTACCGCTTTGGGGTAGTATCTTGTAGCGCTAAAATCAACTTTCTGGTTAAATGATGTTGTAAAAATATCATTAACCGCACGCCAGTAAACTTTATATTGTGCGGAGTTTACGGTAGTTTTATACCTGTAGTAATAAAGCGGATCGGGCGATGAGGTAATACTCCTGGATTGCATATCCGTATATTTTACGTCGTTCAGGTCCTTTTTAGTTCTTATAGAAAGGGTTGATGGTACACGAACCGAATCGGGCAGTTCTCCCTGGATATAAATAACGGGGATCTTATTTTGAAGTATTTGATAACCAATGCTGCTTACTACATAAGCAATACCGTTGCTTAACTTTTGAGTTTGAATAATAGCGCTTCTATCTAAATGTATTTTAACACCACTTACTGTTGTTAGCGTATCAGGTAAATTATCAATAGTGTAAACATGGTTAACAACCAGATCTTTAACAACGGCAAACTGGGTAAGCGTATCGGTTTTGGTGGCAGATGTACTCAAATTATAATACCTGCCAATTTTAGCTTTTTCGGCATCGTAGGCAACATCGCTCAATATAATGTAGGTA
Proteins encoded in this window:
- a CDS encoding SusC/RagA family TonB-linked outer membrane protein — its product is MHFFTKSVKILILQGLIVAVAPSQLHAQLPDSLKKVKTSLSDYKKIKISGTVKEGATGKPLPGINIAVTGYSAALTDDKGQFAISVPDYNASLIISGPGYQRKIIALKGKQTLQITLFEEGYNSQYDLALMPFAMVPKSQVPNAVASINTQGTWNRALETPDSYLQGRVAGLDVVRRSGTPDIGADVLLRGYNSLYATSQPLIVVDGIIYDNNNYGKSIIAGHVTNHFANIDLKDIDNITVIKDGSSTYGTRAANGVILITTGRAKDVATRFDFAAYGGYNSSVKELPVMQADNYRIYLADVLKTIPGVTDGQIQALPFMNDNSNPTANPNYYTYHQNTNWQKQVMGSSTSQNYYMKVSGGDNIATYALSVGYLGNKGATNNTDLTRYETRFNANLNLSKKLVSRVNLAFTKSEQNLRDQGQAYNTNPLYLSLIKAPFLGPNVISSNGILSPNLAKADTFGISNPVVAASKIQELNRNYRFIGSVAFDYQISSQLAVKTLVGLTYDKVRENLFYPANGIAPSTYNTFVANNQAAANVQRLFSLYTDNRLQYTHQFNKENQISSNLGFRFNNSNSESDYGYGFNTASDDFVSLSGASSANRIVGGSLGKWNWLNTYFNTDYNAFNKYFLSVNLAVDGSSRFGNQIPNVLTINSNKYAVLPSLAASWLISSEGFMAKAKFIELLKLRASFGLVGNDDIGNYTAQSLYTSQAFLSRQGLVRSSIGNPQLQWEGVAKLNVGLDAGFLNERLNVSVDVYNDKVSKMLIYQPAITASGFDYAVTNSGGMRNNGIEVALNGRLLNKSTLKWDMALNVAANRNKVTNLPGGSSIISTYAGATFITQVGQPANLFYGYKTNGIYTSNAEATASGLTNKLANGYTAPFQGGDVKFVDMNGDRVIDDKDRTAIGNPNPDLIGSYSNVFTYKRWSLDAMLAFSIGNDIYNSTRASLESLSGVQNQTDAAVNRWRFDGQVTNIPRASYGDPMGNSRFSDRWIENGSYLRLRTITLSYSVPLKGSFLRSATVYAIANNLFTVTNYLGYDPEFSSSGSLFSRGVDVGLEPMVKSMLLGIRIGL
- a CDS encoding fasciclin domain-containing protein produces the protein MMINFKIRYTLLLFAACISLQACKKAWQDHTAITIEALNKTLIQQINETPDLSTFSTYLVKTGYDKVLASSKSYTVWAPTNTAMQTIDAAILADTAKLRLFVANHISYQEYFTTAPNPSLVIRTLSGKNIIFTPATFEEAKIVKGNVYVKNGVLHTIDQASGTKQNAYEFMMSTGLSTKQRGFIQSLFHTEIDTSKGVKLYTDPITKKTIYQAGTTFPVTKNTYFQRVSDISSEDSLLTYIILSDVAYDAEKAKIGRYYNLSTSATKTDTLTQFAVVKDLVVNHVYTIDNLPDTLTTVSGVKIHLDRSAIIQTQKLSNGIAYVVSSIGYQILQNKIPVIYIQGELPDSVRVPSTLSIRTKKDLNDVKYTDMQSRSITSSPDPLYYYRYKTTVNSAQYKVYWRAVNDIFTTSFNQKVDFSATRYYPKAVETPLATMGYKAVAVSDYSEVYLGLYTPANYGTLYTFLVSATGVVSTAPSALSLDYIKLVPVN